TCAGCGAACTGAATGGCAGCTCGCTGATAATTTTTTCGGCGTCTTCGGCCTGATAGCACTCATAGATGACATAGCCTGCATTTTCTTTGACGCGGGCAAAACCGAAATACTCCCGACGCCCTGCTTTATCGGTGATTTCTGCGGCACACTCTTTTTCAAAGCCCGGGCGACACAACAACACAACCTTATTCATGAACTACGCCCTTACGCTTCAAACGGATAGCGCCGATTAACATCAGCACCCAACCTGCCAGGAAGCTGACGCCGCCGACAGGGGTAACAAACGCCCACAGGCGCAGATGAGACAGTGCCAGGCAATACAGGCTGCCGCTAAACAGCACCGTTCCTAGCGCGAGGAAAACGCTACTCCAGTAAAACCAGATGCTGATCCGGCGTTGCATCGCAACCGACAGCCCGAATATCGCCAGCGTATGAAACGCCTGATATTGCAGGCCGGTCTGGATCCAGCTCATTTCAACCACACCGAGGGTTTTGCTCAGGACATGCGCACCGAAAGCCCCCAGAGCGACATAAATAAAGCCGCTGATAGCGGCAAAAATCAGCATAAAACGGCTGGTCATGGTAATACCCTACGTAAGTTATTGTTCGTAACGAAAGCGGAATTTCTCTTGTTCCGTGGCCGCTTTCGCCAGTATCCACTGACGGAAGGCGGCTATTTTACCCAGTTCTGCCTGACTGTCATGACAAACCAGATAAAATGCGTTTTTACTGACCAGTACATCATTAAACGGGCAGACCAGTCGCCCCGCTTCAATTTCTGACTGCGCCATCACGTTATTCGCCAGCGCTACGCCCTGTCCGTGGATAGCGGCCTGCAGCACCATCGCGCTGTGGCTAAAGATAGGGCCCTGCTGGACGTTGATGTGATTTAACCCTAGCTGTCGCGTGTAAGTTTGCCAGTCACGACGTGAGGCATCATGTAGCAAAGTATGCGAAGCCAAATCCTCTGGCGATTTCAGGGGCTTATCGCCCGTCAACAGCAACGGCGAACACACCGGCAACAGATATTCGGCGTACAATTTCTCTACGCGCAGTCCAGGCCAGTTACCGCGACCATAAAAAATCGCCACGTCAACATCGTCCGCCAGTTTGTCTTCCTGACGGTCCACGGCCTGGATTCTGACGTCAATTCCCGGATAAGCTGAGTTAAAGCTAGAGAGTCGGGGCACCAGCCACTGAATCGCAAAACTGGGCAATAAACTGACCGTCAACGCCCCCTTTGCACTTCGCGCCTGAAGTTTACGCGTCGCTTCGGTTAATTGCGAAAAAATCTCTTTTATGTCGAGAAAGTAGCTCTGTCCTTCTTCAGTAAGAAGAAGAGAACGGTTGCGTCGGCGAAACAGCTTAAGCCCCAAAAAATCCTCAAGTGACTTGATTTGGTGGCTTACTGCGGCCTGCGTCACAAAAAGCTCTTCTGCTGCGCGGGTGAAGCTCAGATGCCGTGCGGCGGCATCAAAAACACGTAATGCGTTCAGAGGTGGAAGTCGTTTTGAC
The sequence above is drawn from the Citrobacter amalonaticus genome and encodes:
- a CDS encoding DUF423 domain-containing protein, with product MTSRFMLIFAAISGFIYVALGAFGAHVLSKTLGVVEMSWIQTGLQYQAFHTLAIFGLSVAMQRRISIWFYWSSVFLALGTVLFSGSLYCLALSHLRLWAFVTPVGGVSFLAGWVLMLIGAIRLKRKGVVHE
- the gcvA gene encoding glycine cleavage system transcriptional regulator GcvA gives rise to the protein MSKRLPPLNALRVFDAAARHLSFTRAAEELFVTQAAVSHQIKSLEDFLGLKLFRRRNRSLLLTEEGQSYFLDIKEIFSQLTEATRKLQARSAKGALTVSLLPSFAIQWLVPRLSSFNSAYPGIDVRIQAVDRQEDKLADDVDVAIFYGRGNWPGLRVEKLYAEYLLPVCSPLLLTGDKPLKSPEDLASHTLLHDASRRDWQTYTRQLGLNHINVQQGPIFSHSAMVLQAAIHGQGVALANNVMAQSEIEAGRLVCPFNDVLVSKNAFYLVCHDSQAELGKIAAFRQWILAKAATEQEKFRFRYEQ